In Capsicum annuum cultivar UCD-10X-F1 chromosome 7, UCD10Xv1.1, whole genome shotgun sequence, one genomic interval encodes:
- the LOC124885749 gene encoding sodium transporter HKT1-like, producing MPMKPLSSSSHQGLFSSFFKILSLQVKPFWVELGYFMIFSFLGFLALNVTKPRTLPSFRPHNLDVFFTSVSATTVSSMSTVEMEVFSNAQLVFMTILMFLGGEAFTSFLRLQLMKLKLVKKQSVLQNNDAFDHSSSINLDNKLEHAVINPMEDSHHEAIAKLKSIRLLTYVVFGYILVVILLGSSLVSIYITFIPCAKQILNEKGLNLHTFSIFTTVSTFANCGFVPTNENMMVFKQNSGLLLILIPQILLGNTLYAPSLRFVIWFLWKFTKRQEFENILKNSKRVGYSHIFPRFETIAIAITVLAFISVQFVAFFVNTRHTGQSVFDISSFSPAIIVLFALMMYLSSSTTFLPVDNHEERLKTKEKINRRKRRSLVKYISFSQPSCLVIFTILICLVEKDKTKNDTLNFNVPNIAFEVISAYGTVGMSVGYGCARQIKPDGHCKDTTYGFAGK from the exons ATGCCAATGAAGCCTCTTTCATCTTCTTCACATCAAGGTCTTTTCTCGTCGTTCTTTAAGATTCTGAGTCTTCAGGTAAAGCCATTTTGGGTAGAACTAGGGTATttcatgattttttcttttttaggtttCTTAGCTTTGAATGTTACAAAACCTAGAACGCTACCATCATTTCGGCCTCATAACCTAGATGTGTTTTTCACTTCTGTTTCAGCTACCACAGTTTCTAGCATGTCTACTGTTGAAATGGAAGTTTTCTCGAATGCTCAACTTGTTTTCATGACCATATTGATGTTTCTTGGCGGGGAGGCTTTTACCTCTTTTCTTAGACTTCAACTCATGAAGTTGAAACTTGTCAAGAAACAAAGTGTATTGCAGAACAACGATGCTTTTGACCATTCAAGCTCTA TAAATTTGGACAATAAATTAGAACATGCAGTAATAAACCCTATGGAGGATAGTCATCATGAGGCCATCGCTAAGTTGAAGTCTATAAGATTGTTGACTTACGTGGTTTTTGGTTATATCCTAGTTGTTATTCTCCTTGGTTCTTCCTTAGTTTCTATATACATAACATTTATCCCATGTGCAAAACAAATTCTCAACGAAAAAGGGCTTAACTTGCatactttttcaatattcacCACTGTTTCAACATTTGCAAATTGTGGATTTGTTCCTACAAATGAAAACATGATGGTTTTTAAACAAAATTCAGGCCTTCTCCTCATTCTTATCCCTCAAATCCTTCTTGGTAACACCTTGTATGCTCCTAGCTTACGTTTCGTTATTTGGTTCCTTTGGAAATTCACAAAGAGACAAGAGTTTGAGAACATTTTAAAGAACTCGAAACGTGTAGGATATTCACATATTTTCCCCCGTTTTGAAACCATCGCTATTGCAATTACTGTTTTGGCATTCATATCAGTTCAGTTTGTAGCCTTTT TTGTCAATACCAGGCATACTGGTCAATCTGTGTTCGATATTTCAAGCTTTAGTCCAGCAATTATAGTATTGTTCGCCTTAATGAT GTATCTATCATCCTCTACTACTTTTTTGCCTGTTGATAATCATGAAGAGAGgttaaaaactaaagaaaaaattaacaGGAGAAAAAGGAGAAGCTTGGTGAAGTACATATCATTCTCACAACCTTCTTGTTTGGTTATTTTTACCATTCTTATTTGTTTAGTGGAGAAAGACAAAACGAAAAATGATACACTCAACTTCAATGTACCCAACATTGCCTTTGAAGTCATCA